The nucleotide sequence GCCGCGCTGATGGCGCTGGTCCAGCGGCCGTTCCCGCCACAGCCGGTGTGCGTGACCGACGGATCGGGGGTGCCACACTCGTTCCCGTCCGGACACGCGGCGGCCGTGACCGTCTACGCGCTGGTGTCGCGACGCTCCGAGGCGCTCCCGTTCGGGGTCGTGACGGCCGTCGCCGCCCTCGTCGCGTTCTCGCGGATCTACCTCGGGACCCACTTCCTGAGCGATACGGTGGTCGGGGTGGCCATCGGCGGCGCCGCGGTGGTGCTTGGTCGGCGGGTGATCGACCGCCGGGACGGGCGACCCCTCGGCGGGGTGCTGGCGGACGAATGACTCCCGTCGCGCCGATCCACCCCGCACCGGGAGGGCGGTGATGCTCTTCGCGACCCATCTCGTCGCGGCCGTCCTCCTCGGCCGACGGTGGACGCTGTCCCCGGCGTGGCTCGTCGCCGGCGCGGCGCTCCCGGACGTCGTCGACAAACCCTTGGCGATGGTCGGACTCGTCGACCTCTATCACACCGTCGGCCACTCCGCGCTGCTCGTCGTCCTCGCGGTGCCCGCTGCGGTCGCCGGGCGACGGGGGCTGGCTGTCGCGGTCGGGTGGGCATCACACCTGGCGCTCGACGCGTTCCACGTCGCGATCAACGGCCGCCCCGAGG is from Haloplanus salinarum and encodes:
- a CDS encoding phosphatase PAP2 family protein, with the translated sequence MTPGVPTQSAWVGQAVRLSVESAAGTAARTGPGARRLLDWIVGIDAWAVGVILELRHPLLTKLMASVTGLGSASAAVVLLGLCYLAGWRRDVAVATVSLAVAGVVVAALMALVQRPFPPQPVCVTDGSGVPHSFPSGHAAAVTVYALVSRRSEALPFGVVTAVAALVAFSRIYLGTHFLSDTVVGVAIGGAAVVLGRRVIDRRDGRPLGGVLADE
- a CDS encoding metal-dependent hydrolase, whose product is MLFATHLVAAVLLGRRWTLSPAWLVAGAALPDVVDKPLAMVGLVDLYHTVGHSALLVVLAVPAAVAGRRGLAVAVGWASHLALDAFHVAINGRPEDAVFLVWPLVTPATPLKLPPGDFFVYYLWTPSFFVEIGIWVAVGAAAVRAWRRGRE